AAAATTCCTCTAAATAAGTATAAGTAACAGATTTGGAATCACAAAAATTAAATAAGATATGATAAAATTTCGAATCCAAACCAAAAAATTCAAATTCTGAAGCAGCCTCTGCATTAAATCTTAAGTAGGGATAAAATCACCCGGTTACGCTCAACTAAAATATCTTTCATAAAAATAGTTTTTGATGTATTATTATGGAAAGTTGGATAAAGTTTGATGGTCTAAGATAGCATGAAGAGGTAGAAAACATGTGGTAACAAACATTGTGCTCGTAGAGAGAGTAAACAGTATAAGTAATTTTCTTCTATTTAAACATTTTTCTGTTTTCCACCCCTCCTTCGGTATTCGCTTTATGGATGGACTAATTCGAATTTGCACCAACTAATTCCATTTTAGAGAATAAAGTACTTCTTATCAAAGACGACTCTATTTTCAATGTTTATTTAGACATATATTTTTAATGTATAGCACAATCAGACTTGACAAAATGAGTCATTAAATAAAAACATTTTCTTAAGAATAGCAATATTTTACATCATAAGAGGTTGGCTAAAGGCATTCATATGGAAGCTGTTCGTCCTGCAATTTGGAATTTGTACTTTGTATCCTCGAAGCTTTAAGTGCCTTCACTTAGTCCGCGTTTACATTTTTCACTTCTTTGAACAAAACAAACTTTTAAGAATGTCTGGACAACATGAACTCCTTAACCGTTCCTGCAAATAACGGAAAAACTTAAAGCCAATTCAACAAGTCTTACACTACAAATTTGTCAACCATAAGCATCCAAGGGTGCAATAAGTAATGAAGTGGGATAATATCATGGAAGAGAAAGGTTCCATTTCCAGCAATCATAGAAAACGCCGGGTGATTCTTTCCATCTGTCTGCGTCTCAAAAAGGTGGTGAAGAGGTAACTTGATTAAATAAAAATGTTCTTTCTCTAACAACCTAAACTTTTTGATAAGATGTCACATACATCAATATGTTGCAACAACAGGCATATGTCCTAGGTTCGAGTCTCATCATCATTTAGTATCAAAAAGATTTTACACGTGCTTGATCCATGAAAGAGAATCAGACCCCCAGAGACATATTAAAgatataatttaaataaatataaGTGTGTTGTGCTCTCTCGAGCTAACCGTGTTTATATCACtgttataaaagaaaaagaaagaaatttgtCAACCATTAAAAGAATGCTTACTTTGTGAGAATCATTGGTTTGATAAGCCTTCTCCATTTCCCTGCCTAATCCCATCCAAACTTCAGAACCAATCCCATTTGAAGAAACCCCTTTTGTCAGAGTAACGTAGGCAACATTCTGTTTCTCTTTAGATTCTGGAATTTCCACTGCATGATAATCTGCTCCTTTTCTCATTTGTTCATCGTTTAGCAGCTGTGATTTTGCAATATCAATGGAAAAGCAGCCATCACTTAATTGGTAACTTGGTGTTTGTTGTTGGATTTGAAGCTGAACATGATCTTGACTAATACTTTCCTCTGTTCCCTTCGTGTATTTTGATAGTAAATCCATCAACTCGTCACATTTAGTTTCTTTCTCGAGCGCCTGATGAGATGATTTGCTCTGATAAATCGACTCACAAGGATTATGAATATCTTCTCCTTTGTGTGTAATAGCACACGAAATGTGTGCATCGAATTCACAAGAGCTGCAATGGTAAAGCCACTCTTTATAACTCGGCTTTTTGCATAAATCACATTCGAAATCATAGGGAGGACAGAATTCTAAGTCCAATGTATGGCAGTGGGATGGCAATTTTAGTGAAAGAGGTAATGCTAAACATAGTGTGTGATAATAACTATAACATTTAGCACAAGTGTAAGAAAAGCCGGCGATTTCTTTTCCACAGGCTTTGCATCTTGTTGAGTCATGAATCGATGAAGAAGGCGTGGGTAGGAGAGTGAGGTGATGGATTGGATCCACAAGATGCTGCAAATTCTTGGGCATGTTGAAGCATACTTGATGAAGGAAATATGAGCATATTTCACATTTGTAGTAGAATTTACCAGGAAATATACTGAGTTTGCAGCCAGAACAAATTGCATTTCCTTTGGGAGGAAGCTTATTGGTGTACTCCAATTGATGTCCATGACTAAAATGTTTGGATTGaactttctcttctcttttttccaTCACTTGTTACACCGTAAGTTACTTCTATTGCCTTCTTTTCTTCCTCGTTAAAGTCATATTATGACAATTGTGTTTGTTTTTTTAATGTTACTTTTTTTCTTGGAGGCAACGAGATgaaatgttcaactcttgttacaAGAGAATGGAGCTATCGATTAGCTTTTTCCTAAGTgtgtttctaaaaaaaaaatcttcaggTTTTGTCTTTCTTTATACTCCTTCCGTTTCAATTTAAATGACACATTTCGCTTATCGAGAGTCAAATAGTGCTAAGTTTGACCAACATTTTAAAATATGTATTTTTATCCTATTGACATGAGCAAAATTGCAACTTATAGCGTAtagttttttaatattttaattttaaaatacttaAGTTAAACTAATCCAATTTAGCTTCAAAATGTAGTCAAACTGATTCTCGATAAACGAAAtgtgtcatctaaattgaaactgATAGAGTACCATTTTTAATCTATTCCAAGGAGCTCCTATGTGCTCGTTTGTCCTTAAATGGAAAAGAAATGCTCACTCTGGAAATGGACAAACAGTATATTGCTAAAGATGCCTAACCAAGAAAACAGTACATTCACAATGGAATTTTTAGACTTCATCTAATGAATTAAAAATACCACAATTATGCTGAATAAGTCCTTTTCGGGGGCAAGAATGTGTTTGAATCAAAATAAGCATGCGCTCCTATTTATTCTTTAGCAGGACCTAGTCTAACTAATTGGATATTCGATAGCTTCGATAGCCGCTCCttgtactccctctgtttcaatttatgtgaacttatttcctttttggtctttGCCAAAAAGAATATCCCTtttcttatttggaaacaatttacttttatgcaatgatttatagccacacaaaatatatgtgcctcattttacaccacaaattcaaaagtcttctctcttttcttaaactccgtgttcaatcaaatgagttcacataaattaaaacggagggagtattacttttcttctttctttaatATTCTAGGATCTTAAAAAGTATTGAGCATTCACATGGTTTATCTTGTGGAAAAGTTTTCTTGGACAAGCAAAGAGGAGAGGGATACCTAGTGTGTGTTAGGACCATAAAGAATCAGGTTTTCTGCGCaagctagcaaagcaaaccttCAACAAcgataaataagacaataaaagagaaatataccaaaagagacacaaatataTAACGTAGTTCGGTCAACTGACATATATCCACaatggagatgagcaatccactatgtaaaaagagagtacaaaatatcgagagaacaatctcacgaagaggcaaacacaattgacacactaacacttgtcccgtaaagttatCCCTCCTAAACAAGACTCTCAAGCCCCTTATGACAACATTGTGGATACTACTGAATGAGAAGAACAGAttttcaatttatagaactccaaacattttcctacgagaaaagggactagccaaatatgagagatttataatttccttctacaagaaGGAAAACCCAATTATGATAAATATATTGCTCTTTCCTTTAAGAAATAGAAAAATcaaatatgataagaaaattATGGTAAACACTAGCCAAGGAAGGCCCTTCCAATTGATTGTTGAAAAATTAGCTTTATTTCAATGGGCAGGAAACAATAGTACTTGCTTTTAGTACTTGCAGTGAAGAGTCTCAAAATCCACCTTAAAACCTCATTCAAGGAACCAAATGTAAGCACTCATCTATCTGGATtacataaaataatttttttagttttcaaATCAATTCCACTTCATCaacaatctccataagattcagCCAGAGCATCAGCTATAAGCACTAGCTAGCTCTGGTTTGATCTACTGTTGCTGAGAAACCACCAATTGTTGGAGTCTATTCTTTCCAGTCCGGCAACATACAATTGAATATCAGCTCATTTTGGTGGATTTTGTGGGTCACCTTAATAGGTAAAGAGTTCAAGTTTTATATACTGACAGTGTGAAAGGATTTTTAAAGATAATTACGGATAGGAAGAACTTGCAAGGCCAGCAAGCATAAATTGAGTCATAGCATGGCTATGGCCATGACACAGTTGCTCTTCCTTCACCTTGTAGAGGTTCTCTATATGCTCGTCGCTGTAATGTCCGTACTCCAATTATCTGAATTTGTCTGTCTTCCTTTTCGCCCTCACCATATATTCTTATTGTACACCTGCAAATGACATATAAATTAACATATATCTAAGGATGCGGGAGCCTCATCGTCCTTGTCTGTCTACAGAGGCTAATGGGAAACTAAAATTTGGTAAAGAGTAGGTGATTCTTGGATCTTGGTGCTGATTGACGCATCTCATATCATCGTTTTGACCTCGACATGAGGAGCAAGAAATGAAGAATTCTCTGATTTAGGTTGAACAAGTCAACTGGTGAAGGGGTAGACTTTTAAAACCATATTAGAAACATCACCTTTCAATTATAAATGCAACTGGTAAGGACTTTACTAGGTTCTGATGTTCAAAGGTGAATGTCAATTGGATAGACAAGGTACACGGAATGTCACGAGCCCAAACTCCGACATtaggatgtcgtgatgacacctagtctctaaaactagatAAGTCTAACATACAAGAGAAATTTTACAGAAATAGCCACTAAGAATATTGAATTAACCGATAAGTCTCATGATATCATTAATACTGAATAACAATCAccaaaaaaatttcaaaacgATGAAACTGAGTCATAAGTTCTAAGAAGTACGCTAGAAATCTCAAAAGTACAACATTGTCTGATGTGAAGATAAACAGTAGAAAAAACAATAgtagaaggtgactccgaggttGTGAGCGCcaagcaggtataccttgaagtctctggaaTATTTAGTCCAATCACTAGCGTCTGGCACGAGGTGaggtacatggatctgcacaaaaatatgtagaagtatagcatgagtacaccacaacggtaccgagtaaatatcaagcctaacctcggtagagtagtaacgaggtcaggtcaagacacctactagataAAGAAAACTGAACATATTGTTAACAAAATCTAATAACGGAAAGCAAAGAAATAAATGACAATAGAGCAATACAATGATATAAGACTAGCAATGGAAATTAAGGCAATAAAAAGGGGCAACAAAGAGTGATCATGTAATAGGAACAACAAATGATCAAGTGCCGTGAGAATACAagtaaaacaataaaaaaaagacaATAATTGTTCAAATCAACAAGCCTTTTTAGCATAGAAtatacaacaagaatcacaatcgAGGTGTCACGCCTCATATTCTCATTCACAAGTTACAATCACAACCTTCCTTATATCACTGCGTGAGCCttgcatttatttttaaaatatttttttttgaaaatagctACACGCGTTTTAGCCCTTTTATCTCACCACGTGGCTTCAGGTAATTCCATTACTAGCAACACGTGTAAAATCACACCTTATCTCATTGCATGCATTTCAATACCTAcccttataccaccgcatgcgtatcaatatcaagACATGATAATCAACGTGTACCATATATGCACATATGTCACAATATTTTCCAAATCAACAATACCAATGTTATCACAACACATAGCCCAAGGCtcaacaacttcaattaaagcaTTTGAGAATAAACTTGACAAAGAAAGATAGAACAAATAATAATATCTTCAATTAAATGCTTATAAGTACCCTAAGGGTCTAACCGATCAAATAACATATATAAGCATACGTACACACTCTTCACCTCATGTACACATCTTTCGCATAATTCAAATAGTTTAAACAATCCAAATCCTAAGGGTAGTTTTTCGcatacaaagttaggcaagatatttacctcaaacaagccaaagcAATCCACTAAAGGGCCCTTCCCCGCGCAAATCCAACTCTGGacagctcgaatctagccaaaataacttaataccaTCAATAATAGCCATaggaaacaatttcaaatgaTAAATCCAAAGTCTTGAATCAAACATACAAAGTCAACCCAGGGCCCGCACCCCGAAacccaataaaatcacaaattccgaacacccattcaataatgagtccaaccatactaattttatcCAATTCCATCTACAAATCTCACTCTCCAATATCACAGTCTGAAATCCCCAAATTTCTCTTTAAATTCACATAGACTAGGTGTAATAATCAATGAGTAATTAATATTTATCAACAAAAGTGATTAAACTTCACTTACCTCCTCAATTATGGTAAAAAGCACTATAAAAATCACCTAAGACCGAGTTTCAAAGGTCCAAAAATGAGAAAAACACTCAAACCCTCGAATTTATGGAGTTTGCTAGTGAATTCGCAACTGCGATCCGAATTGTCGCTTCAGCGGGACCGCTTTTGCGGTAAAAAATGCGCACCTGCGCACTTCACTTAAGTTTCGACCTACTGCTTTTGCGGTCCAACTCCCGCTTTTGCGCATTTGCACCTGCGAAAATCCTTCCGCACTTGCGGTCCTAGCTCTGCCTGCCTCCCTCTGCTTTTGCATCCCCTTGTCCGCATCTGCGGGCTCTCACATGCGGTCGCTCCTTCGCACCTGCGACCTTCGCCAGCCACAGCCAATCTAGCATTGGCGATCATATGGCCACTTCTGCAGTATCTCACCTGCGGCAAATCCGTCGTAGGTGCGATTGCACTAGAACTCCCAAGCATCAGCAATTCTTCAAGCTCCAAAATGATCCACCAACCACccgaatcacacccgagccctcaTCCCCCGGACCCCATCCAAACTTATCAATAAGTCctaaatacaatacgaacttactTGAAGGCTCAAATCTCATCAATCAACATCAAAATCACAAATCGCatctcaattcaagcctaataaaactaataaactttcaacttctaaaactaatgttgaaccatatcaaatcagcttcaaatgacctcaaattttgcacatttGTCCCAAATGATGCAACGGTCAACTGATGTCCAGATATCAATAAATTTTGCACATTTGTCCCAAATGATGCACATTTGTCCGAAACCAAAATTTGAATttgatatcaacaaagtcaattCTCGGTCAAACCTTTCAACCTCCCAAACCTttaactttccaactttcgccaaaaagcACAAAATCAACCTACGAACTTCCAAATCAATATCTGGACATACTTCTAAGTCTAAAattaccatacaaagctattggaacCACTAAAACTCTATTCCAGAGTCGTTTATACAAAAatcaaactccggtcaactctttcagctTAAGCcttcaaccttgggactaagtgtcccaattcactccAAAACTTCCCCGAAACCAATCCAACCATCTCGGCAGATCACATAGCTACAAATGAACATAGAAGAGACAGTAAATATGGGAACAGAGCTACAATATACAAAACGACATATTGGGTCGTTACATAAAAGAAAGATGCTAGCTGGCAGAGAAGAACATACCATTATTATCAAGAAAAGGGATATacttcatattttcttttttcaggTTTTTTAAAAGGTGTGAATAGAAAATAGAAGATGCACCTTTAGGATTGTAGCTTTCTATCTTACCCTTTAATTGTCTATAAATAGAAAGACattgttttaaaattttaataacAGAAATTTCAAAAGTTTTTGCAGATTTCTCAAATCATATAGATATGCATTGTGTGATTTGTTCATGTTGGAATTTGGACTTGTGTTAATTAGTTATAGTTTTAAAGAATAGTGATGTGGTCCAAGTTGTAGATAAATAAAAGGCCTAATATTAAATATTATGTGTGTGGAtatagcctcttgcagaaatgcagggtaatgATGCATACAATAGACCTTTGTGGTCCGGCCCTCCCCCGGACTCTGCGCATAGAGGGAGCtggtgcaccgggctgccctttttatgTGTATGGATAAGTGACGCCCAATAACAAATGGCCTGTGATGATGTCAtgatccggattttccaccctcgggagtcgtgatggcgcctactagtgaaagttaggcaagccaatcattttACCCTTTTCAATTTTAACCCATTAACAGTTGTGAGTTAATATTTTATAAACAGCGgaaataataaagcggaagaatgaaatataacaatttaaaataataccgATACAATTCCATAAACAtaagctacccagaactggtgtcacaatctcacagactatctaagaatactacaaataaggtccgaacaaaatagatacatgtctgtctctgaaatagtaaagaacagaagaaaaactaaaTAGTAAGGGGACGACAAAGCCTGCGGATGCCTCCAGGACTACCTCGGATATCCTaatagactgaaggcagcaacctcactatggtccaaatgctccagcaccgggatctgcacacagtgtagagtgtaatatcagcacaaccgaccccatgtgttggtaagtgcctagcctaacctcggcgaagtagtgacaaggctagaacaggactaccaaataaacttgtgcagttatatcatatattGCAAGAAATAACGACAGAAACTAGGAGTTAAAAATGGGAAAGGGAAACATGCTCGGGGAAATATCAGGTACAAACAGAAGTTCAGTAAAGAAACATACAGAATGCCAACATTCAACTGTAAGCAAGAATAAAGTAAttaaagacaagtgcacggcatcacccttcgtgcttttactctcggcctcaccataaaaatcaatataatcggcacggcatcacccttcgtgcttttactctcggcctcaccataaaaatcaatataatcggcacggcatcacccttcgtgctttaccctcacataatcatggcacagaattatccttcgtgcattatcactcatatcatagCACGGCATTATACATCGTGCGGcccggcatcacccttcgtgcttttacctcacaatatcgacacgacatcacccttcgtgcattaatactctcccacaaatatcatgcacggcatcacccttcgttcttttacacTCTTCTTTACCCAagaaacaatcacaaagcaatacgGGCAAGGGAATCattaaaatcacaatagaatcccggcaaggaacaatagcataacaataatatcccggtaaggggaacaatatcatgagtaataacatcccggcaaaggagataATATTAAAAACAATAACAtaccggcaagggagacaatatcataaccTTTTCatttttccacaattacttcacaactcaatttacaacttgagccaacgctctacaatgttcaactaccaataatacttccacaagccttgttcaacaatataAATagtcatataaag
This sequence is a window from Nicotiana sylvestris chromosome 3, ASM39365v2, whole genome shotgun sequence. Protein-coding genes within it:
- the LOC104236126 gene encoding uncharacterized protein, with amino-acid sequence MEKREEKVQSKHFSHGHQLEYTNKLPPKGNAICSGCKLSIFPGKFYYKCEICSYFLHQVCFNMPKNLQHLVDPIHHLTLLPTPSSSIHDSTRCKACGKEIAGFSYTCAKCYSYYHTLCLALPLSLKLPSHCHTLDLEFCPPYDFECDLCKKPSYKEWLYHCSSCEFDAHISCAITHKGEDIHNPCESIYQSKSSHQALEKETKCDELMDLLSKYTKGTEESISQDHVQLQIQQQTPSYQLSDGCFSIDIAKSQLLNDEQMRKGADYHAVEIPESKEKQNVAYVTLTKGVSSNGIGSEVWMGLGREMEKAYQTNDSHKERLRSSCCPDILKSLFCSKK